The genomic stretch GCAGGCTGCCATTGGCAAAGGCTTGGAAGCGTGGGCGGCTGCTGGCCGCCAGGACACCAGGCAGGGCACGCCCATCGGCACCCACGTTGGGGCTAGCAATCTCCACGGTGCCACCGGGAGTCTGGATGTGCCAGTGGAGCTGAGGGGCTGGCTGCCCATCCACATCACAGTGCAGTGCCAGCACGAAGCCCGGACGCAGCTCGGCCCCATCCTGGCTGGGCTGGTAGGTAAGCTGCACCGAGGGTGCGGAGCAGGGCAGTGGCAGCAGACGGTTCAGCCGCGTGCCCTTGAGCACGTGGGGCGAAGTGCAGGTGATGTTGTCCTGCTCTGGGATGGACACGGCCGTGGTCAGGGCCCACGTCTTGAACCATACGATGCCGCAGGTACAGTCGAAGGGGTTATCGTTGATCTGCAGGTGAGACAGTGCAGTGAGCGGGGCAAAAGTGCCCTCGGCCAGCGTGTGCAGGCGGTTATGGTTGAGCTGCAGCGAGCGCAGGGCGCGAAGGCTGCGGAAGGCGTCACGGGGGATGAAGGTCAGCTCATTGCTGTCCATCTTGAGCAACTGAAGGGCGCTGAGGCTGTGCAGGTCGCTCCAGGCAAAGTCAGAGATGAGATTGTGGCTGAGATCCAGGCTCTTGAGTTGGCTCAGAGATGCCAGGGCACCCGCGGCCACGCTGCGGATCTCATTGTGGGCCAGCCACAGCGACTGCAGCCGGGGCACTTCCCTAAAGGCGCCCCCCGGCAGGCTTGACAGCTGGTTGGCCGATAGGCTCAGCGTGGTCACGTTGGCCGGGAAGCCGGATGGCACAGCCTTCAGGTCACGGTAGGCACAGTCGGCAATGTGGAAGCCGTACTTCTCCCCGCATTCACAGGGCTCTGGACAGGCCCGTGCCAGGCCCACAAGGACCACCAGGCACAGCAGACGCAGCTCCTGCATCCTGCAGAGAAGGACATGCCTCCAAGGTGACCCCCAAAGACCCACAGAAGGCACTTGTCCCTCTCAGCACCCCGACACAGAGCTCTTCCCCATAATAAGAAGGCCCTGCCCACATAATCCAGATAAGACACCCCCCACACCACCTAGCCCACCACCCCCATTctacagaaggggaaactgaggcccacagaaggTCCAGGACTTGCCCGAGGTCACGCAGTCAGGAGGGGGCGAAGACAAGATGGAAGAGGACCCCAGCTCCTTCTCTGAGCCGAGAGCTCTCCCTGCCTCCGCCGGCTCCTAGCTGACTTTGTGACTTGAAATCTGTTTTCCAGCCGCCTCCTCCCCCAGCATTTGGCagagcctccctcctgccctcccacaTCCTGGCCACAGCCCCTCCCCCTGGAGCCCCCCAAAGGTATGCTCTGCCCCCTGGCCTAGACAAGGCCCCTTGTGCAGTGCACACCACCCCCATCCGCCCCACCCACCGCTCTCCTGCTCCTACCAGCCGTGACCACAGCACACACCAGACCCTTTCTACAGACTCACACCCTTGGCCTTTTCGGTTCAAACTACACCAGGCAGCTGCCTAAATAAACCCCTGCCAGGACCTCTCAGCTGGCTTGGATGAGGCCAGTGGCTCAACCCAAATACTGCTGGGGTTTCCAGAGCTGTGGTTGTTAGAGGGATCCGTGGCCCCTGAACAGATCCAAGGAAGGGATTGTTTGAGCACCCCAAACCAACAGGAAAGTGTCCAGTCCCCGTGCCCAGTAGACTGCTTTCTCCTCCCACTGGCCCTTAGAGCCCTTTTGCCGCTGACTTACCTTCAAACTACTCTTTCTTAGTCAAGCAGAGCTTCTTCTAAGATGGAACCAATAAGCAACAAAGAAAGAGTTAGTCCTGGACAGTCTGCAGGGCCAAGGAAAGATGACGATGCTGGAGGAAGGGACAGCCTGGTCCCTGTCCCACCTTCAGTCTGCACACCTGGGCCTGCCCTTATCCAGACAGGGTGCCTGAGACCATCTGTTGACACGAGGCTGCAGGAAGGGAACCCAGGCAGTCCGTATACTCCCTCCTTCCAGCAAAACGACTGCCTCTCTGCAGCAACAAGGACCCGTGTTTCATAAGTGACACCAGAAACTTGAGGGGGAAAAGATgccaaattttttgtttttttcttctctctctctcactcactttTAGCAGCTTCAACTTCCTTAAAGCCACAGCACTAGCTGGACAGGACCCAAGAAAAGATGGGCCAGAAGGCTTTTATGGGAGGGAGGAGTGGGAAATTGAATCCCATGGAAGGTGGGGGACTTTTAACCTCACTTTgaacaggagaaaaaggagagggcaTTCTCCAAGTTGGGACCACGTGAGGGACTGTGTCTGCATGTCTGAGTGTGGGTGTGACATCTCTGTGTGTggatgagtttgtgtgtgtgtgtgtgtgtgtgtgtgtgtgtgtggatgtgggtGTGAGATCATGTATGTGTGAATTTGTGTGTTTGGGAATGTTtgagtgtgtgtatttgtgcGGGTTGTGAGGTTAAgtctttgtgtgtttgtgtggatgTGCGTGAGTCTAATTCGTATATTtaggcacgtgtgtgtgtgtttatgtgtagaAATGAATGTGCATCTCTGTGACCATGTGTCTGTGTGGGTGGTGGGTGTGTTCCAGTGAAAAGCTGAGGCCAAAGTGTATAAAACACCCACCATGATGCAGAGTCTCAGGGAGAAGCCAAAACTTCAGACCTGTTTTTGTAAGAAAACACATCCTCCTCACCAGCCCGCCGCCCCAAGTCACGGCTGCCTGCTGGCTCCAGGGCTGGGCTGTCCTAAACACTTGAAGTCCCAGGAGGTCTCTGGATGAGCTGGGAGAGGAGGGCGGAGGCAGGCAGGGGTGTGACTGCACTCCAGTCGGGTAAAAGGAAGCTCTGGACAGGAATCAGCCAGGCTTCAGCTTTCTGATGGGGATTCTGAGGCACTCAGGCACAGAGACGGCTCTATCACCCAGGACTGTCCGCCTGGCAGCCAGGTGAGGTTGAGGACCTTGCTCCTTCTGTAATATTCTCTCTGGGGTCTCCAAAGGGCCTGAAACCCCACCGTTGGTGCTGCTTGTCTGGAGAGGCAGTATCACTCTTTGAACTCCACTGTCCCAACTCTAACTGCCTCCGGGGAGGAGATTTACACCCAGTTCttgttttatgtgtatatattttttatttctctgaagctAATAatagccttttttaaaaagtgtcctTCTATCTACATTGTCTATTTCTTTAAGTTGCCTTTTAATTTTCCCCTGTTAGTTTACTTGTTTAGAACTGTCTTTCTTTTTAGAGGTTCTCTCAGTTAATTCACTCAACATAAATGTACTCCCACGTGTTTAAAGGGAGACCCCTCTACTAGGAAGGAAGCCTGTTGAAGGCAGACAATGTGCCCTCCCAGTTGTTGCTAATCCCTGGCACAagagaagatgctcaataaatagttcTTGACTCAACGAGTGGGTGAGTTGGGTGAGCATCAGATGCCAGAAATGAAAGCACTTTGGAGGCtcccttctccacaccctcttttaCAGATAGGGACTCTGGGTCCAGACCAGGTTCCTTAGGATGTTTTAAGGCTATCTCACACAATGTAGGGGACCCACTTCCCCGGTGGCActagctgcctgccaatgcaggagacataagatatgtgggttcaatccctgggttgggagggaatgaccacccactccagtacccttgcctggagaatcccatggatggaggagcctggcaggctacagtccacagggtcgcacagagctggacatgactgagcgacttaacatgAGCATGAGCGTGCGTGGGGCATCCGCAGTCCATTGGGTATGTGAGCATGTTACCAGCCTTCCTGAGGGTCCTTGCACCTCATTCCACATTGCCAAAGACCTTGATGGTAACCCAGCGCCAGGCCATCCTCAGAATCCCGTGCAgaacagctgggggtgggggtgtggggggaatGGGAGCTATGGCAGGTGAAGCAAGAGTAACCTGCCCACCGAGTCTGCACCCATCAGTCACTGACAACCCTCCCCCATCTGCCCAGATCCCATCACCTCCTGAGGGTAAAAAGGGGGCAGCATGAGCCACCTCTCCCAGGAAGGACAACAGGACAAGGGCCACCGGGACGCAGCGGGCCTCTACTAAGAAGCGTCTCGCGTCTTCCAAGGCGCTTCACAGTGGGCCACGTGGGGCCACCCACCACAAAGCCTGAGAAGCAGTGGCACGCCTCCAAGGGTGGGACTTATCACCTCCTAGGCAGCCCCTCAGCTCTCCGGGTGCCATCATCTTATCAAGCTCTCCCTGCAAAGCCTGTCCCACAGGAGATGATGCGAGCAGGTAAGGACACAACCGGGAGTCAGCTCCCCTTTCTCTTTCCAGGCCAGGAGCTCCCTGGGGGCCTGGAGGTGGGGGTCCTTGGTGAGTGTGTGAACACCCTGACTATCCCTAGATCGCAGATGCGGGCATAAAGGCC from Ovis canadensis isolate MfBH-ARS-UI-01 breed Bighorn chromosome 18, ARS-UI_OviCan_v2, whole genome shotgun sequence encodes the following:
- the ISLR gene encoding immunoglobulin superfamily containing leucine-rich repeat protein, with product MQELRLLCLVVLVGLARACPEPCECGEKYGFHIADCAYRDLKAVPSGFPANVTTLSLSANQLSSLPGGAFREVPRLQSLWLAHNEIRSVAAGALASLSQLKSLDLSHNLISDFAWSDLHSLSALQLLKMDSNELTFIPRDAFRSLRALRSLQLNHNRLHTLAEGTFAPLTALSHLQINDNPFDCTCGIVWFKTWALTTAVSIPEQDNITCTSPHVLKGTRLNRLLPLPCSAPSVQLTYQPSQDGAELRPGFVLALHCDVDGQPAPQLHWHIQTPGGTVEIASPNVGADGRALPGVLAASSRPRFQAFANGSLLIPDFGKLEEGTYSCLATNELGSAESSVNVALATPGEGGEDVLGRRFRGKAAEGKVCYTVDNEVQPSGPEDNVVIIYLSRARGPEAAATAEGVSGKQPPGLLLLGQSLLLLFLASF